A DNA window from Ipomoea triloba cultivar NCNSP0323 chromosome 10, ASM357664v1 contains the following coding sequences:
- the LOC116032648 gene encoding protein NAP1-like, which translates to MQLFVKFSAGIILDYWNEHNRSHIVAKLIFLDQFCEISPYLPRSSLEAHLPFAILRSIYTQYYSNSSPVHVQLALLNTSPRHSPAILAHTSPAMRQPGPREESTPHSTLNDSGYFKASSSHNQNQLYDTENKARNTRRSGPLDYSASATRKVKFMEGSTSSSTGPSPLPRFAVSRSGPISYK; encoded by the exons ATGCAACTGTTTGTCAAATTCTCTGCTGGAATTATCCTGGATTATTGGAATGAACATAACAG ATCTCATATTGTAGCAAAGCTTATATTCCTGGACCAATTTTGTGAGATCTCTCCATACCTGCCAAGAAGCTCGCTAGAAGCCCATCTTCCTTTCGCAATTCTCCGCTCCATATACACCCAATACTACTCAAATTCCTCTCCTGTGCACGTGCAACTTGCATTGCTCAACACATCTCCCCGGCATTCGCCTGCTATACTTGCGCACACATCTCCGGCAATGAGGCAGCCGGGGCCCCGTGAAGAGTCTACTCCACATTCAACTCTTAATGATTCCGGCTATTTCAAGGCATCATCAAGCCATAACCAAAATCAGCTATACGACACTGAAAATAAAGCTCGGAATACGAGGCGCTCTGGGCCGTTGGATTATAGTGCCAGTGCCACTCGCAAAGTCAAGTTTATGGAAGGCTCAACATCATCAAGCACAGGTCCAAGTCCTTTACCAAGGTTTGCAGTGTCCAGATCCGGTCCCATATCATACAAGTAG